In one window of Sciurus carolinensis chromosome X, mSciCar1.2, whole genome shotgun sequence DNA:
- the Piga gene encoding phosphatidylinositol N-acetylglucosaminyltransferase subunit A isoform X1 has translation MTCRGGGGHGQPSSAVLSPVSPGSPSTCSTCAHNICMVSDFFYPNMGGVESHIYQLSQCLIERGHKVIIVTHAYGNRKGIRYLTNGLKVYYLPLKVMYNQSTATTLFHSLPLLRYIFVRERVTIIHSHSSFSAMAHDALFHAKTMGLQTVFTDHSLFGFADVSSVLTNKLLTVSLCDTNHIICVSYTSKENTVLRAALNPEIVSVIPNAVDPTDFTPDPFRRHDSVITVVVVSRLVYRKGTDLLSGIIPELCQKYPDLNFIIGGEGPKRIILEEVRERYQLHDRVRLLGALEHKDVRNVLVQGHIFLNTSLTEAFCMAIVEAASCGLQVVSTRVGGIPEVLPENLIILCEPSVKSLCEGLEKAILQQKSGALLAPENIHNIVKTFYTWRNVAERTEKVYERVAGEAMLPMDKRLDRLISHCGPVTGYIFALLAVFNYLFLIFLRWMTPDSSIDVAIDATGPRGAWTPQNSHSTENVEKDEVSKTR, from the exons ATGACCTGtagaggaggaggtgggcacgGCCAGCCTTCCTCAGCTGTACTCTCCCCGGTTAGCCCTGGAAGTCCTTCCACCTGTAGCACCTGTGCCCATAATATATGCATGGTGTCTGACTTTTTCTACCCAAACATGGGAGGCGTGGAGAGCCACATTTACCAGCTCTCTCAGTGCCTGATTGAAAGAGGGCACAAGGTCATAATTGTCACCCATGCTTACGGAAATCGAAAAGGCATCCGTTACCTCACTAATGGCCTCAAAGTCTATTACTTGCCTCTGAAAGTCATGTACAACCAATCTACAGCCACGACCCTCTTTCACAGTCTGCCATTGCTCAGGTACATATTTGTTCGGGAGAGAGTCACCATAATCCATTCCCATAGTTCTTTTTCTGCCATGGCCCATGATGCTCTCTTCCACGCCAAGACAATGGGGCTCCAGACAGTCTTCACGGACCATTCCCTTTTTGGATTTGCTGATGTCAGCTCGGTGCTTACAAACAAGCTTCTAACTGTATCTCTTTGTGACACAAACCACATCATTTGTGTCTCTTATACTAGTAAGGAAAATACTGTACTAAGAGCAGCACTGAATCCTGAAATAGTGTCCGTCATTCCTAATGCTGTAGATCCTACTGACTTCACTCCAGACCCATTTAGGAGGCATGATAGTGTAATAACTGTTGTTGTTGTCAGCAGACTTGTTTACAGAAAAG gAACCGATTTGCTTAGTGGTATAATACCTGAACTCTGTCAGAAATATCCagatttaaatttcataattggaGGAGAGGGACCAAAGAGAATCATTTTGGAAGAAGTACGAGAAAGATACCAGCTACATGACAG GGTGCGTCTTTTGGGAGCTTTAGAACACAAGGATGTTAGAAATGTCTTAGTTCAAggacatatttttcttaatacgTCTCTTACTGAAGCATTCTGCATGGCGATTGTGGAAGCAGCAAGTTGTGGTTTACAG gttGTAAGTACCAGGGTTGGTGGAATTCCCGAGGTGCTTCCAGAAAATCTTATTATTTTGTGTGAGCCTTCAGTAAAATCTTTGTGTGAAGGGTTGGAAAAAGCTATTTTACAACAGAAGTCGGGGGCATTGCTGGCTCCAGAAAATATCCATAACATAGTAAAGACTTTCTACACTTGGAGGAATGTTGCAGAAAGAACTGAAAAA GTGTACGAGCGGGTGGCGGGGGAAGCCATGCTGCCGATGGACAAGCGACTGGACAGGCTCATCTCTCACTGTGGCCCAGTGACAGGCTACATTTTTGCTTTATTAGCTGTATTCAACtatctcttcctcatttttctcaGATGGATGACTCCAGATTCTAGCATTGATGTTGCAATAGATGCCACTGGGCCAAGGGGTGCCTGGACTCCTCAAAATTCTCACAGTACAGAAAACGTTGAGAAGGATGAGGTGTCTAAAACCAGATAG
- the Piga gene encoding phosphatidylinositol N-acetylglucosaminyltransferase subunit A isoform X2, giving the protein MTCRGGGTDLLSGIIPELCQKYPDLNFIIGGEGPKRIILEEVRERYQLHDRVRLLGALEHKDVRNVLVQGHIFLNTSLTEAFCMAIVEAASCGLQVVSTRVGGIPEVLPENLIILCEPSVKSLCEGLEKAILQQKSGALLAPENIHNIVKTFYTWRNVAERTEKVYERVAGEAMLPMDKRLDRLISHCGPVTGYIFALLAVFNYLFLIFLRWMTPDSSIDVAIDATGPRGAWTPQNSHSTENVEKDEVSKTR; this is encoded by the exons ATGACCTGtagaggaggag gAACCGATTTGCTTAGTGGTATAATACCTGAACTCTGTCAGAAATATCCagatttaaatttcataattggaGGAGAGGGACCAAAGAGAATCATTTTGGAAGAAGTACGAGAAAGATACCAGCTACATGACAG GGTGCGTCTTTTGGGAGCTTTAGAACACAAGGATGTTAGAAATGTCTTAGTTCAAggacatatttttcttaatacgTCTCTTACTGAAGCATTCTGCATGGCGATTGTGGAAGCAGCAAGTTGTGGTTTACAG gttGTAAGTACCAGGGTTGGTGGAATTCCCGAGGTGCTTCCAGAAAATCTTATTATTTTGTGTGAGCCTTCAGTAAAATCTTTGTGTGAAGGGTTGGAAAAAGCTATTTTACAACAGAAGTCGGGGGCATTGCTGGCTCCAGAAAATATCCATAACATAGTAAAGACTTTCTACACTTGGAGGAATGTTGCAGAAAGAACTGAAAAA GTGTACGAGCGGGTGGCGGGGGAAGCCATGCTGCCGATGGACAAGCGACTGGACAGGCTCATCTCTCACTGTGGCCCAGTGACAGGCTACATTTTTGCTTTATTAGCTGTATTCAACtatctcttcctcatttttctcaGATGGATGACTCCAGATTCTAGCATTGATGTTGCAATAGATGCCACTGGGCCAAGGGGTGCCTGGACTCCTCAAAATTCTCACAGTACAGAAAACGTTGAGAAGGATGAGGTGTCTAAAACCAGATAG
- the LOC124972261 gene encoding ferritin light chain-like: PTTTSQFHQNYPTKVETAINRLVNLHLQASYTYLSLGYYFDRDDVALEGVGHFFHELAEEKCEAALEQLLKMQNQRSGRSLFQDVQKPSQDEWGNTQDAMEAALALEKNLDQAILDLHALGFTRKDLHFCDFLENHFLDEEVKLIKKMGDHLTNLHHLAGPQAGLGEYLFERLTLKHD; encoded by the coding sequence CCAACCACAACCTCCCAGTTTCATCAGAATTATCCTACCAAGGTGGAGACTGCCATCAACCGCCTGGTCAATTTACATCTGCAGGCCTCCTACACCTACCTCTCTCTGGGCTACTATTTTGACCGTGATGATGTGGCTCTGGAGGGCGTGGGCCACTTCTTCCATGAGTTGGCAGAAGAAAAGTGTGAGGCGGCATTGGAGCAACTCCTGAAGATGCAAAACCAACGCAGCGGCCGCTCCCTCTTCCAGGACGTGCAGAAACCTTCTCAAGATGAGTGGGGCAACACCCAGGATGCCATGGAAGCTGCCTTGGCCCTGGAGAAGAACCTGGACCAAGCCATTTTGGATCTTCATGCCTTGGGCTTTACCCGCAAAGACCTACATTTCTGTGACTTTCTGGAGAACCACTTCCTTGATGAGGAGGTGAAGCTCATCAAGAAGATGGGAGACCACTTGACCAATCTCCACCATCTGGCAGGCCCCCAAGCTGGCCTGGGTGAGTATCTCTTCGAAAGACTCACTCTCAAGCACGACTAG
- the Vegfd gene encoding vascular endothelial growth factor D isoform X2, protein MTHTILWAIYFRSSRSMLEQSEQQIRAASSLEELLRITHSEDWKLWRCRLKLKSFTSMDSRSASHRSTRFAATFYDIETLKVIDEEWQRTQCSPRETCVEVANELGKSTNTFFKPPCVNVFRCGGCCNEESLVCMNTSTSYVSKQLFEISVPLTSVPELVPVKVANHTGCKCLPTAPRHPYSIIRRSIQILEEDRCPQSKKLCPIDMQWDTNKCKCVLLEENPLAGTEDHSHLQEPALCGPHMKFDEDRCECVCKTQCPRDLIQHPENCSCFECKESLESCCQKHKIFHPDTCSCEDRCPFHTRTCASGKPACPKHCRFPKEKRAAQGLHSQENP, encoded by the exons CGGTCATCTCGGTCAATGTTAGAACAATCTGAACAGCAGATTAGGGCTGCTTCCAGTTTGGAGGAGCTACTGCGAATCACACATTCTGAGGACTGGAAGCTGTGGCGGTGCCGGCTGAAGCTGAAAAGTTTTACTAGTATGGATTCTCGCTCAGCATCTCATCGGTCCACCAGGTTCGCAGCAACTTTCTATGACATTGAAACACTCAAAG TTATAGATGAGGAATGGCAAAGAACCCAGTGCAGCCCTAGAGAGACGTGCGTGGAAGTCGCCAATGAGCTGGGGAAGAGTACCAACACGTTCTTCAAGCCCCCTTGCGTGAATGTGTTCCGATGCGGTGGCTGCTGCAATGAAGAGAGCCTCGTCTGTATGAACACGAGCACCTCTTACGTTTCCAAACAG CTCTTTGAGATATCTGTGCCTTTGACATCGGTACCTGAATTAGTGCCTGTTAAAGTTGCCAATCATACAGGTTGCAAGTGCTTGCCAACTGCCCCCCGCCATCCATATTCGATTATCAGAAGATCCATCCAGATCCTGGAAGAAGATCG cTGTCCCCAGTCCAAGAAGCTTTGTCCTATTGATATGCAATGGGATACCAACAAATGTAAATGTGTTTTACTGGAGGAGAATCCACTTGCTGGAACAGAAG ATCACTCTCATCTACAGGAACCAGCTCTCTGTGGACCACACATGAAATTTGATGAAGATCGTTGCGAGTGTGTCTGTAAaacacagtgtcccagagatcttATCCAGCACCCAGAAAACTGCAGTTGCTTTGAATGCAAAGAAAGCCTAGAGAGCTGCTGCCAGaagcacaaaatatttcatccagACACCTGCAG CTGTGAGGACCGGTGCCCTTTCCACACCAGAACATGTGCAAGTGGAAAACCAGCATGTCCAAAGCATTGTCGCTTTCCAAAGGAGAAAAGAGCTGCCCAGGGGCTCCACAGCCAAGAGAATCCTTGA
- the Vegfd gene encoding vascular endothelial growth factor D isoform X1: MYREWAAVNIFIMSYAQLVQGFGNEHGPVKRSSRSMLEQSEQQIRAASSLEELLRITHSEDWKLWRCRLKLKSFTSMDSRSASHRSTRFAATFYDIETLKVIDEEWQRTQCSPRETCVEVANELGKSTNTFFKPPCVNVFRCGGCCNEESLVCMNTSTSYVSKQLFEISVPLTSVPELVPVKVANHTGCKCLPTAPRHPYSIIRRSIQILEEDRCPQSKKLCPIDMQWDTNKCKCVLLEENPLAGTEDHSHLQEPALCGPHMKFDEDRCECVCKTQCPRDLIQHPENCSCFECKESLESCCQKHKIFHPDTCSCEDRCPFHTRTCASGKPACPKHCRFPKEKRAAQGLHSQENP; the protein is encoded by the exons CGGTCATCTCGGTCAATGTTAGAACAATCTGAACAGCAGATTAGGGCTGCTTCCAGTTTGGAGGAGCTACTGCGAATCACACATTCTGAGGACTGGAAGCTGTGGCGGTGCCGGCTGAAGCTGAAAAGTTTTACTAGTATGGATTCTCGCTCAGCATCTCATCGGTCCACCAGGTTCGCAGCAACTTTCTATGACATTGAAACACTCAAAG TTATAGATGAGGAATGGCAAAGAACCCAGTGCAGCCCTAGAGAGACGTGCGTGGAAGTCGCCAATGAGCTGGGGAAGAGTACCAACACGTTCTTCAAGCCCCCTTGCGTGAATGTGTTCCGATGCGGTGGCTGCTGCAATGAAGAGAGCCTCGTCTGTATGAACACGAGCACCTCTTACGTTTCCAAACAG CTCTTTGAGATATCTGTGCCTTTGACATCGGTACCTGAATTAGTGCCTGTTAAAGTTGCCAATCATACAGGTTGCAAGTGCTTGCCAACTGCCCCCCGCCATCCATATTCGATTATCAGAAGATCCATCCAGATCCTGGAAGAAGATCG cTGTCCCCAGTCCAAGAAGCTTTGTCCTATTGATATGCAATGGGATACCAACAAATGTAAATGTGTTTTACTGGAGGAGAATCCACTTGCTGGAACAGAAG ATCACTCTCATCTACAGGAACCAGCTCTCTGTGGACCACACATGAAATTTGATGAAGATCGTTGCGAGTGTGTCTGTAAaacacagtgtcccagagatcttATCCAGCACCCAGAAAACTGCAGTTGCTTTGAATGCAAAGAAAGCCTAGAGAGCTGCTGCCAGaagcacaaaatatttcatccagACACCTGCAG CTGTGAGGACCGGTGCCCTTTCCACACCAGAACATGTGCAAGTGGAAAACCAGCATGTCCAAAGCATTGTCGCTTTCCAAAGGAGAAAAGAGCTGCCCAGGGGCTCCACAGCCAAGAGAATCCTTGA